A portion of the Stigmatella aurantiaca DW4/3-1 genome contains these proteins:
- a CDS encoding protein kinase domain-containing protein, which produces MNESQTVLEPAIVAQPLRPYGNYVLVRKLAEGGMAEIFLAKLLGADGFERNVVIKRMLSHLSSMPDFVDMFRDEARLAARLSHPNIIQIHELGFIEGCYYICMEYLAGEDFSTTLRQAGRKRQYTPIPIVLRVLVDAARGLHYAHEFTNEMGQCLNIVHRDISPSNLYLTYQGQVKVLDFGIAKAESRLAQTRTGVVKGKYIYMAPEQARGDEVDRRSDVFSLGVSLYESLTNVRPFARENDLAILNALLKGDFAPPTTLRREVPKALEAVVLKAMAPRPEARYATAGEFADALERGLADQVPLATHAQLVEYLRGQFGDERFAEKTRIPALATLKAQAAATPPPPPRSSVTISVVSAQTFVEGAGGAQATREGASRGRGRGTRLVALGAAVGLLLLGAAFTTWRLSAAPVVTARIEPAPAPSPVSVPSPGTAPELPPAPEPPPAVAAAPVAEPPAVAVEAPPPEPEKVPASPAKASSKAAKARAVTLGLEDVQRVVSRASARIANCFERHKADLPADAGKVSVRLTIASSGRVKAQTQGPLASRSVGQCLEAQAERLRFPAHRDQEVNVVLPFDYRVAR; this is translated from the coding sequence ATGAACGAGTCCCAGACGGTCCTCGAGCCCGCGATCGTGGCCCAGCCCCTGCGGCCGTACGGGAACTACGTGCTGGTGCGCAAGCTCGCCGAGGGCGGCATGGCGGAGATTTTTCTCGCCAAGCTGCTGGGGGCCGATGGATTCGAGCGCAACGTCGTCATCAAGCGCATGCTGTCGCACCTGTCGAGCATGCCCGACTTCGTGGACATGTTCCGGGACGAGGCGCGGCTGGCGGCGCGGCTGTCGCACCCGAACATCATCCAGATTCACGAGTTGGGGTTCATCGAGGGCTGCTACTACATCTGCATGGAGTACCTGGCGGGGGAGGACTTCTCCACCACGCTCCGTCAGGCGGGCCGCAAGCGCCAGTACACGCCCATCCCCATCGTTTTGAGGGTGCTCGTGGATGCGGCCCGGGGGCTTCACTACGCCCACGAATTCACCAACGAGATGGGCCAGTGCCTGAACATCGTGCACCGGGACATTTCTCCCTCGAACCTCTATCTGACCTATCAGGGGCAGGTGAAGGTGCTGGACTTCGGCATCGCCAAGGCCGAGTCGCGCCTCGCCCAGACGCGCACCGGCGTGGTGAAGGGCAAGTACATCTACATGGCCCCCGAGCAGGCCCGGGGGGATGAGGTGGACCGGCGCTCGGACGTCTTCTCGTTGGGGGTGAGCCTCTATGAGTCGCTCACCAACGTGCGGCCCTTCGCCCGCGAGAACGACCTGGCCATCCTCAACGCGCTCCTGAAGGGGGACTTCGCGCCCCCCACCACGCTGCGCCGCGAGGTGCCCAAGGCCCTGGAGGCGGTGGTGCTCAAGGCGATGGCGCCGCGGCCCGAGGCCCGCTACGCCACGGCGGGCGAGTTCGCGGATGCCCTCGAGCGGGGGCTGGCCGACCAGGTGCCGCTGGCCACGCACGCCCAGCTCGTCGAGTACCTGCGGGGCCAGTTTGGCGACGAGCGTTTCGCGGAGAAGACACGCATCCCCGCGCTGGCCACCCTGAAGGCCCAGGCCGCCGCCACCCCGCCGCCCCCGCCCCGAAGCAGCGTCACCATCTCGGTGGTGTCCGCGCAGACCTTTGTCGAAGGGGCTGGCGGCGCGCAGGCGACGCGAGAAGGTGCGTCCCGTGGGCGGGGACGCGGGACCCGGTTGGTCGCGCTTGGGGCCGCGGTGGGCCTCTTGTTGTTGGGGGCGGCGTTCACGACGTGGCGCCTTTCGGCGGCGCCGGTGGTGACCGCCCGGATCGAGCCTGCCCCCGCCCCTTCCCCGGTGAGTGTGCCCTCGCCGGGGACCGCGCCCGAGTTGCCCCCCGCGCCCGAGCCTCCCCCCGCGGTCGCCGCGGCGCCGGTGGCGGAACCTCCGGCGGTGGCCGTGGAGGCTCCTCCGCCTGAGCCTGAAAAGGTGCCTGCTTCCCCGGCGAAGGCGTCGTCCAAGGCGGCGAAAGCGCGCGCGGTGACCTTGGGCCTCGAGGACGTGCAGCGCGTGGTCTCGCGGGCCAGCGCCCGGATCGCCAATTGCTTCGAGCGGCACAAGGCGGACTTGCCCGCGGACGCGGGCAAGGTGAGCGTGCGGCTCACCATTGCATCCTCGGGCCGGGTGAAGGCGCAAACCCAGGGGCCGTTGGCCTCCCGGTCGGTGGGACAGTGCCTGGAGGCGCAAGCCGAGCGCCTGCGGTTTCCCGCCCACCGGGACCAGGAAGTCAACGTGGTGCTGCCGTTCGACTACCGGGTGGCGCGGTAG
- the recR gene encoding recombination mediator RecR: MTPDPLNRLVAQLAKLPGIGEKTAQRLAFHILRAPSEYAVDLSQAIREVKEKVHLCTRCFSLTDTELCGFCRDSRRDERVLCVVETFADLMALERTREFKGRYHVLHGVLSPLEGIGPDQLRIRELLERLADSKVEEIILATNPDVEGEATSLYLMRLLKPLGLRVSRIAQGLPMGGDLEYADQATLAKALSARREL; the protein is encoded by the coding sequence ATGACGCCCGATCCCCTCAATCGCCTGGTGGCCCAGCTCGCGAAGCTTCCGGGCATCGGCGAGAAGACCGCGCAGCGCCTCGCGTTTCACATCCTGCGGGCTCCCAGCGAGTACGCCGTGGACCTGTCCCAGGCCATCCGCGAGGTGAAGGAGAAGGTGCACCTGTGCACCCGCTGCTTCTCGCTCACGGACACGGAGCTGTGCGGCTTCTGCCGTGACAGCCGCCGGGACGAGCGCGTGCTGTGCGTCGTGGAGACCTTCGCGGACCTGATGGCCCTGGAGCGCACGCGCGAGTTCAAGGGCCGCTACCATGTGCTGCACGGCGTGCTGTCGCCGCTGGAGGGCATCGGCCCAGACCAGCTGCGCATCCGGGAGCTGCTGGAGCGGCTGGCCGACAGCAAGGTGGAGGAGATCATCCTCGCCACCAACCCGGACGTGGAGGGCGAGGCCACCTCGCTCTACCTGATGCGCCTGCTCAAGCCCCTGGGCTTGCGCGTCAGCCGCATCGCCCAGGGCCTGCCCATGGGCGGCGATCTCGAGTACGCCGACCAGGCGACCTTGGCCAAGGCGCTCAGCGCCCGGCGCGAGCTGTAG
- a CDS encoding YbaB/EbfC family nucleoid-associated protein, with the protein MPGIDLNYFIRQANKLTEKIEQRKQELANEKVEASSGEGRVKVVVNGIQEVQSIHIDKAAIDPNDTGMLEDLITAAVNAALASSRQHMQKELAKISGGVKIPGIT; encoded by the coding sequence ATGCCCGGCATCGACCTGAACTACTTCATCCGGCAGGCCAACAAGCTCACGGAGAAGATCGAACAGCGCAAGCAAGAGCTCGCCAACGAGAAGGTGGAAGCCTCCTCGGGTGAAGGCCGCGTCAAGGTCGTCGTCAACGGCATCCAAGAGGTCCAGAGCATTCACATCGACAAGGCCGCCATCGATCCGAATGACACCGGCATGCTCGAGGACCTCATCACCGCCGCCGTCAACGCTGCCCTGGCGAGCAGCCGTCAGCACATGCAGAAGGAGCTGGCCAAAATCTCCGGCGGCGTGAAGATCCCCGGGATTACCTAA
- the dnaX gene encoding DNA polymerase III subunit gamma/tau yields the protein MSYLVLARKWRPQTFDDMTGQEHIVRTIANAIKMDRVAHAYLFCGPRGVGKTTAARLLAKALNCEQGPTASPCGTCRACTEITSGTSVDVAEIDGASNNGVENVREIRENAKYLPQRDRHKIYIIDEVHMLSGAAFNALLKTLEEPPGHVKFIFATTEAHKLPDTILSRCQRHNFRRIPAARMLQRLKQICEAEGAGISDRSLSLVVRQSEGGMRDALSLLDQVLASCGAQPTDESVAEALGAIDRTVVQDFAEALVRKDARKVLERVEETFNRGLDLKRLAEELALQLRHLFVTKAVGEAPAELAESEQKALIALAQEADSAQLARLFDIVHGCVWDVSRAAQPRLALEMALLKAIQLSPSSSIPDLLAKVDRLAQGLTAGDGSTKSQSGASGGRSGPTNFRV from the coding sequence ATGAGCTACCTCGTCCTCGCGCGCAAATGGCGCCCGCAGACCTTCGACGACATGACCGGACAGGAGCACATCGTCCGGACCATCGCGAACGCCATCAAGATGGACCGCGTGGCTCACGCCTACCTGTTCTGCGGTCCTCGCGGGGTGGGCAAGACGACCGCCGCCCGCCTGCTCGCCAAGGCCCTCAACTGCGAGCAAGGCCCCACCGCGAGCCCCTGCGGCACGTGCCGGGCCTGCACGGAGATCACCTCGGGCACCTCCGTGGACGTGGCCGAGATCGACGGTGCGTCCAACAACGGCGTCGAGAACGTCCGGGAGATCCGCGAGAACGCCAAGTACCTGCCGCAGCGCGACCGGCACAAGATCTACATCATCGACGAGGTCCACATGCTCTCGGGGGCCGCGTTCAACGCGCTCCTGAAGACGCTGGAGGAGCCCCCCGGGCACGTGAAGTTCATCTTCGCGACCACCGAGGCGCACAAGCTCCCGGACACCATCCTCTCGCGCTGCCAGCGCCACAACTTCCGGCGCATCCCCGCCGCGCGCATGCTCCAGCGGCTCAAGCAGATCTGCGAGGCGGAAGGCGCGGGCATCTCGGACCGCTCCCTGTCCCTGGTGGTCCGTCAGTCCGAGGGCGGCATGCGCGATGCCCTCAGCCTCCTGGACCAGGTGCTCGCCTCGTGCGGCGCCCAGCCCACCGATGAGTCCGTGGCCGAGGCGCTGGGCGCCATCGACCGCACGGTGGTGCAGGACTTCGCCGAGGCGCTCGTGCGCAAGGACGCGCGCAAGGTGCTCGAGCGCGTGGAGGAGACCTTCAACCGGGGCCTGGACCTGAAGCGGCTCGCGGAGGAACTGGCGCTCCAACTGCGCCACCTCTTCGTCACCAAGGCCGTGGGCGAGGCCCCCGCGGAACTCGCGGAGTCCGAGCAGAAGGCCCTCATCGCCCTGGCCCAGGAGGCGGACTCGGCCCAGCTCGCCCGCTTGTTCGACATCGTGCACGGCTGCGTGTGGGACGTCTCCCGCGCCGCCCAGCCCCGGCTCGCGCTGGAGATGGCACTGCTCAAGGCCATCCAGCTCTCCCCGTCCAGCAGCATCCCGGACCTCCTGGCCAAGGTGGACCGGCTCGCCCAGGGTCTGACCGCCGGAGACGGCTCAACGAAGTCCCAGTCCGGAGCGTCCGGAGGTCGCTCCGGTCCCACGAACTTTCGCGTCTGA